The region GCGGCACCGGTCTCGGGCTCGCCATCGCCAATGACATCGCTCACGCCCACGGCGGCACCCTTACGGTGCTCACCAGCCCGCGGGGCGGGGCTCGCCTGCTGTTGTGTCTGCCGCGGACGGACGTCGCCCAACCCTGACCCCGGTGCGGACGCGACGTCTCACTCGTGAGAGTTTGGCAACTACCGGACCAGACTGATCAGTTGGTCAGTAGTATCTGCCCTTTCCTGGCCGTGTCCCAGATGGAGGTGTCAAAGGTGCTGTCGGGGACGGAGGCCGTCGTCGTGGCCGCGTCCGCGGTGCTGGTACTGGTGCTGTCGCTGTGCCTCACCTGGGTGGTCAGACTCCGTCGCGCGCTTGCTGACGCGCGTACGGCGACCGAGCGAGAACGAGCCGTTTCCGAACGGGAACGAGCCAATACCGCGCGCGAGCGCGCGCTGGCGGCCGAGCGCGGCGAAGAGGTCACGCGGCTGGCCGCCGTACAGAGCGATCTGGACGAGGCGGCGCGCCGGGAGCGGCGGCTGCGCGACTCCGTCCAGGCGTCGTTCGAGTCCGTGGCCCGCAATATGCACGCCATGTCGATGGTGCAGCAGCAGGTCCTCGACGGCCTCGAGCAGCATGTCGAGGACGCGCGGCTGATGGGCGAGGTGATGAAGGCGGACCACGCGGCCGCCCAGATGACCCGCAAGGCCCAGACGCTGCTGGTGATGTGCGGGATCTGGCCGGCGCGGCGGGAGACCCGGCCGGTGTCGCTCTTCGACTGTGTGCGCGGCGCGCAGTCGCGCATCGTGGAGTTCGGCCGGGTGGACGTCCACGGCGGCCAGACCCTCTACGCGGTGGCACCCGCCGTGGAGGGCCTGATGCACGCGGTGGCCGAACTCCTGGAGAACGCCACGGTCTTCTCCCCCTCCCGCACCCAGGTGGCGGTCGCCGTCCGGGAGGTCGCGGCGGGCGCGGTCATCGAGATCGACGACGCCGGGCTCGGCATGCCGCCGGACGTGCTGGAAAAGGCCGTGGGCCAACTGCGGGACGGTCTGGACCTGGCTCAACTGGGCGCCGTGCCGCGGCTGGGGCTCGCCTGTGTCGGGCGCTGGTCGCGGGAGCTGGGCTTCGGGGTGGAGCTGTCCACGGCCTCGGCGTACGGCGGTACCCGGGTGGTGGTCTTCGTACCGCACCGGCTGCTGACCGAGCCGACGAGCGCGGTCCGGGCGGCGGACCACAAGCCGGTGGTCGTGGAGCCCGTGACCGTCGGCACGGTGAGCCACGACGCGGGCGGCACCGGCCTCGGCCCGGCCGCCGCCGACCCGGCCGGGAGCGGCTCGCTCAACGGCCTGTCCGCGGACGACGCGCCCGAGGCCCCCGCGCCGCTCGGCACCGGGCTGCCCCGGCGCCGCAACCGCCGCCGCCCGGCCGCCGGAACCGCCACGGCCGACACGGCCGATGTGGCCACCGCCTCCGGCGCCCCGGCCCGCGCCGAGCCCACCTCACGGGCCGGCGCCTCCTGGACGCCCGAGGCCGCCCGCGCCTCCATCACCAGCGTCGTCTCCGGCACCCGCCGCGGACGGGTGGAAGCGGAGGCGGAGGACGGAGCCGGAGCCGGAGCCGTACCGCTGACGGAGGAAAAGAGTCCGGACCGAGAAGACCGAGAAGGAGGCCGGTAGTGGCCGGAACCATATCCAAATTGCCCGATGTTGGATGGATGCTGCGTCCGCTGACAGGGATCCCCGGGGTGCGGCATGCCGTCGTCGTCTCGGAGGACGGTCTGCGCATGGGCCACGACTCCGCCGAGGGGCTGTCCGGCGAGGTGTCCCGGCTCGGCGTGGACGAGGCCGAGTCGCTGGCCGCCGCCTGTGCCGCGCTGACGGTGACCAGCCAGTCCACCGTGTCGCTGCTGTTCGGCGAGAAGGCGGGGGTGCGGCAGCTCATGATCGAATCCGACAGCGGGTTCGTGCTGTTCACCTCTGCCGGTCAGGGCGCCTCGCTGGGGGTGGCCACCGACACCGAGACGGATGTCGGCCTGGTGGCCCAGCAGATGCAGTTACTGGTCGCGAAGATCGGTGCCCATCTGAGCAGTCAGCCGCGGGACCCGATGGGCCGCCCGGCGTCATGAGCTCGCCCGGCGAGGAACGCACGACGGCCGCGGTGCGCCCCTATGTGATCACACGGGGGCGCGCCGGTTCCTCACGGGATGCTCTGCCGCTGGAAACGCTCGTCATGGCGTCCGGGAGCGCGCTGCCGCCGCATATGCAGCCCGAGTACCGGCGGATCGCCGACCACTGCCAGGGGCTGCTGTCGGTGGCGGAGGTCGCCGCCCATCTCGGTCAGCCGCCGGCCGTGGTGCAGGTGCTGCTCGCGGATCTCATCGACTGGGGGCACATCGTGGCGCGTCCGCCGATCCGGGTGGTCAAGCGAAAACGTGCCGATTTGGACTTGCTGAGGAAGGTGCTCGATGGGCTTGAGAGCAAGCTCTGAGATCTCGATGGCCGGTACGGACGGCACAACGCAGACGAACCCCACGGCCCGCCAGGGCGACGCGGACCGCACGACCCGCACAGACCACACCAACGAGACAGGCGAGACGGACGAGACGGGCGATACGGACGACATGGACGACATGGACGACACCCCCGTCATGTACGTGCAGCCCAGCGTGGCCGGGGCCGCCAAGATCCTGGTGGTCGGCCCGATGGGCGTCGGCAAGACCACGCTGATCGGCACGGTGTCGGAGATCAAGCCGCTCTCCACCGAGGCGACGATGAGCCAGGCCGGGGCCCGGCTCGACACCAAGGTGCGGCCGTCGAAGACGACGACCACCGTCGCGCTGGACTTCGGGCGGATCACGCTCGGCGGCGAGCTGGTGCTGTATCTCTTCGGCACCCCCGGCCAACAGCGGTTCCTCCCCGCCTGGAAGGACTTGGCGCGCGGCGCGCTGGGCGCGCTCGCACTGGTCGACACCCGCGATCTGGAGGGCTCCTTCGACGCGATCGGGCATCTGGAGGACCTGGATGTGCCGTTCTCGGTCGCGGTCAACGCCTTCCCGGACAGCACGCCGCACAGCGAGGACGATCTGCGCTCCGCGCTCGATCTGCTCCCGCACACCCCGCTGGTCATCTGTGACGCCCGGGAGCACCAGTCCTCGGTCAAGGCGCTGATCTCGCTCGTCTCGCATCTGATCGAGACGCTCACGGAGGCGTCATGACCGCCCCGGCCCCTACCCGGGTGCCGCTGTACGGAACCACGCTCGACGGTCCGCTGACCGACCTGTACGAGCGGATGCGGCGCGACCACGGTCCGGTGGTCCCGGTGGAGATCGCGCCCCGGGTCGAGGCATGGCTGGTCATCGGCCACCGCGAGCTGCTCCATCTCACCCGCGACGAGCAGTACTTCTCCCATGACCCGCGCCGCTGGAGCCCGCTGCGCGAGGGCCGGTTGGCCGCCGACTCACCGCTGATGCCGCTGGTGGGCTGGCGCCCGGCGCTGCTGTTCGCCGACGGCGCGGCGCACCGCCGGATGCGCTCGGCGGTGGCCGACGCGCTGGGGCGGGTCAACGGCCATGAGCTGATCCGTACGGTGCGGGCCACCGCGGAGCGGCTGGTCGCCGGGTTCGCCGACCGGCACGCGGCGGATCTGGTGGAGAGCTACGCGCGTCTCCTGCCGCTGCAGGTCGTCACCGAACTGCTGGGGCTCGACGAGGAGAACGGGGCGCGGCTGGTCGAGACGCTCACCACGATCGTCGCCCCGACCGTGGCCGCCACCGGCGCCAACAAGCGGATGGGCCAGATCCTGCTGGAGCTGATCGCCGGGAAGAAGCGGCGGCCGGGCGCGGATCTGACGTCCTGGCTGCTGGAGCACCCCGTAGGGCTCAGCGACGAGGAGGTGTTGCACAACCTCGTGGTGATCATCGTCGCGGGGAACAACACCACCGTGAACTGGATCGCCTCCACGATCCAGATCCTGCTCACCGACCCCGCGTTCCGCTCCTCGCTGACCCACGGCCATCTCACCGTCGACGACGCCCTGGACCTGGTGCTGTGGCGCCAGCCGCCCACCCAGAACTTCCCCGGCCGCTACGCCACCCGCGATCTGCGCTTCGGCGGCCAGGACATCCGCGCCGGGGACATGCTCATCCTGGGCCTGGCGGGCGCCAACGCCGACCCGGAGGTGCTGCCCGAGGACGGACGGCCGGTGGTCGGCAACCGCTCCTACCTCGCCTTCGGCGCGGGCCCGCACACCTGCCCGGCACGGGATCCGGCCCGGCTGATCACCCGTACCGCCGTGGACACCCTGCGCCACCGGCTGCCCGATCTGGAGATCGCGGTGCCGGAGGAGCAGCTTCCGTGGATCACCTCGCCGTGGTCCAAGGGGCTGGCGAAGCTGCCGGTGCGGTTCTCGGCGCCGCAGCTCGCGGCCGACTCCCCGGGCCGGACGTCCGGCTCCACGGACCGGGTCTCCGATTCCCCGGCCCGGACGTCCGACTGCCCGGCCCGGTCCTCCGGCTCCACGGCTCCTCCGACCTCACACTCCCCCGCAGGAGAACGCAGTTGACTTCCTCCTCCGCCTAAAGGCGGGGGATTCCAGCGGTCGCCCGCTGAGGTTCCTGCTTCACCGACGA is a window of Streptomyces violaceusniger Tu 4113 DNA encoding:
- a CDS encoding ATP-binding protein; amino-acid sequence: MEVSKVLSGTEAVVVAASAVLVLVLSLCLTWVVRLRRALADARTATERERAVSERERANTARERALAAERGEEVTRLAAVQSDLDEAARRERRLRDSVQASFESVARNMHAMSMVQQQVLDGLEQHVEDARLMGEVMKADHAAAQMTRKAQTLLVMCGIWPARRETRPVSLFDCVRGAQSRIVEFGRVDVHGGQTLYAVAPAVEGLMHAVAELLENATVFSPSRTQVAVAVREVAAGAVIEIDDAGLGMPPDVLEKAVGQLRDGLDLAQLGAVPRLGLACVGRWSRELGFGVELSTASAYGGTRVVVFVPHRLLTEPTSAVRAADHKPVVVEPVTVGTVSHDAGGTGLGPAAADPAGSGSLNGLSADDAPEAPAPLGTGLPRRRNRRRPAAGTATADTADVATASGAPARAEPTSRAGASWTPEAARASITSVVSGTRRGRVEAEAEDGAGAGAVPLTEEKSPDREDREGGR
- a CDS encoding roadblock/LC7 domain-containing protein, whose protein sequence is MAGTISKLPDVGWMLRPLTGIPGVRHAVVVSEDGLRMGHDSAEGLSGEVSRLGVDEAESLAAACAALTVTSQSTVSLLFGEKAGVRQLMIESDSGFVLFTSAGQGASLGVATDTETDVGLVAQQMQLLVAKIGAHLSSQPRDPMGRPAS
- a CDS encoding DUF742 domain-containing protein; translated protein: MSSPGEERTTAAVRPYVITRGRAGSSRDALPLETLVMASGSALPPHMQPEYRRIADHCQGLLSVAEVAAHLGQPPAVVQVLLADLIDWGHIVARPPIRVVKRKRADLDLLRKVLDGLESKL
- a CDS encoding GTP-binding protein yields the protein MRASSEISMAGTDGTTQTNPTARQGDADRTTRTDHTNETGETDETGDTDDMDDMDDTPVMYVQPSVAGAAKILVVGPMGVGKTTLIGTVSEIKPLSTEATMSQAGARLDTKVRPSKTTTTVALDFGRITLGGELVLYLFGTPGQQRFLPAWKDLARGALGALALVDTRDLEGSFDAIGHLEDLDVPFSVAVNAFPDSTPHSEDDLRSALDLLPHTPLVICDAREHQSSVKALISLVSHLIETLTEAS
- a CDS encoding cytochrome P450; protein product: MTAPAPTRVPLYGTTLDGPLTDLYERMRRDHGPVVPVEIAPRVEAWLVIGHRELLHLTRDEQYFSHDPRRWSPLREGRLAADSPLMPLVGWRPALLFADGAAHRRMRSAVADALGRVNGHELIRTVRATAERLVAGFADRHAADLVESYARLLPLQVVTELLGLDEENGARLVETLTTIVAPTVAATGANKRMGQILLELIAGKKRRPGADLTSWLLEHPVGLSDEEVLHNLVVIIVAGNNTTVNWIASTIQILLTDPAFRSSLTHGHLTVDDALDLVLWRQPPTQNFPGRYATRDLRFGGQDIRAGDMLILGLAGANADPEVLPEDGRPVVGNRSYLAFGAGPHTCPARDPARLITRTAVDTLRHRLPDLEIAVPEEQLPWITSPWSKGLAKLPVRFSAPQLAADSPGRTSGSTDRVSDSPARTSDCPARSSGSTAPPTSHSPAGERS